The genome window TTAAAGGCTGGCCAAGCAGGtggaataataatttttagagaacCATGTGATTTTAGCAATGAAACTTTGTTCATTCCAACTGATCAACGTAGAGGCGATCTTCAACACTTCAGCAGACTGCCTCCCAAGAAGCTAGTCGCATTAAACCTTGCTGCTTTGAAGAGCTAGAATTGGAGCGGCTGGAGCAGCTGGACTACCTGGACAACTAGAAAGACCAGGAAGCCCAGGAGCTCCAAGAGCAGTCACCGAGGTTCCCGGATCAGCCAGACCACCAGGAGACAATGAAAATCTAGGATCTAAGACCTGATAAATGTTATCTCCTACTTGTCATACATTTGATTAGACTCTAACCACAGATCATATTCAGTCGAAGTCCAAAGCAGgtgtatttcaaaatgttgaaaaacaaaataactaGCATATCAAACTCACAGCTACTCTGAAAATGACGATCAAAATCCGCACATCCTATTTCACAGATGCAAGGTTCCATTCCAAAGCCAAACCATCCGAGTCAGAGGTCGAACTTGTGAAATTATTAGCGGTGTGTGCAGAAGCTGTATTCATTATCCCTTTCAAAGCTTTCATCGCGATGGGCATTCTACACAGTATCACAATTTTACTAGCAATATTCGCATCACTATTGTCTCTTCTAACGTTTCCCATTTATTTCAAAGTGTTCCGAAAGAATAAGGCTAAAGAACAAGAGTCCCCAATATACCCGATCCTTCAACACTTCCACCGATTTGTCTGCTTCATGCTTATAGTTATTCTGAGCTATCCCTTCCAGACCGTATCGTTATTCTTTTGGCCAAATATGAACATTCAAACGATATATTACATGtaccaatttttaatgtcGACAGtctctccaattttcaattttctgttggCTATCCTAGCACTTCAGCGTTTCCTTATATTTTTCCTGCCGGATTTTGAGAAGTTCTTTAGTTTCAAATCGAAAACATGGAAGGTTTTTATTATACTTCTCTacttcacattttttattgtcaaTGCTGGAATGGTTTACGCGAAAGGGGACTGGGAAGCTCAAAATTATACAATGTTGGAGTGGGAAGTCGGTTACAATGGAACTGAAGTTTTGGCCGTTATAGATGAAGCTTACACGGTAGGTGGGGGAGTTGGACCTGGATTTGCCGCAAGATATTTTACTGTAAATTCCAGCTGCTAGTTTGTAGCCCTGCCTCACATATTACCATCTGTAATTGGAGGCTCTACCAGATCCCCTAATTTTCAGACCGTCTACTTCTCCTTGGAAGCCATCGCCATACTTTCCACAGCTCTCTATTGCCCTATATTCGTTAGTGTCCGACAGAAGATCCACCTAATTTCCTTGGCTCAATCAAAACCTGATCGATACATTCGTTACCAAGCTGTCGTGATTTGCGcgtcgaaaatgttttttatagTGTTACTGTTTTATAATCAGATTATTGGCACCAAATTCGCATCTGAACGGAAAATTGTGAGTATACATATTAACTAGCCGTTAGGTTCGATTAAACTTGAGTCCTCTGCTTTTTCTAGGGAATGCTCCTACAAAACTGGTCAAACTTTGGCACAACTCCGCTTATCATTCAAATATCGTATCTGTTGTGTAATAAACGGAATACGAGAGCAATCATGGTGATGTTGTCACCTCGACGGCTGATTTGTCGGAATTGTAGGAGGAATCAAGTGGTTGTCGGGCCAGCAGAAGGTGAAAGCACCGTCGTTAGGAATTTTGATTAGGCTTTTTTTCTAACCTAGGGATTTTCtgtatttaattgaaataaattcgTACTTCCTGATAGGTAAATCAAGATTTTCTTAACGCGTTTCCACGGCTGTGGCGgttcgaaaaaacaaaaataaaaagtttgaacaatTCTGAGCTGTGAAAAGCTTCATTAATCGACAGAAATCGACTGTGAAAAGATATGCATTCGAGAACTGAGTTCCAAAGCGTAATGTCAATACAATATGGCAATCTAATATCCCGGAGCGGTACGTGGTGGTGGGCAATGGTCGCATCCTCCGCCGGATCCTGGGGCTCCAGCgtctcctggtgctcctggctgtcctgggTTTCCTGGTGCTCCGTCCGGTCCAGCgtctcctggtggtccggccGGTCCTGGCTGAGCATATCCAGCTTGTCCGGCGTTtccggctggtcctggtggtccggctggtcctggtggtcctggtggtccttgtTGGCCTGGAACCTCGGTGACTGCTCCTGGAGCTCCCGGGTTTCCTGGTCCTCCTGGTTGTCCGTCATTTCCGGGtcctcctggtggtcctggtggtcctggtggtccggcgGCTCCGCCAGATGGAGTgtttcctggggctcctggtcctcctggagctcctggtggtccggcgTTTCCGgctggtccagctggtcctggtggGCAGTCGAAGCAGAAATCTGAGGCAGATGGAGCATCTTGTGAAGCGTCGGCTCCAGCTTGTCCTGGGTTTCCGGCAGCTCCGTCAGTTCCTGGATTTCCATcggctcctggtggtccagctggtccggCGGCTCCAATTCCGCAAGAGCAGCATCCTCCGCCACCTCCACCGCCTCCACCTCCGGTAGCGTATCCTCCGCCACCACCTCCACCGGCTCCTCCAGCAGCGTAGCTACCGCTTCCGAAGGCACGTGCCCGTCTCTTCACACGGGATTCCTTTCCGCGCACCACTTCGAAGCGGCCAAACTCGTCCCAAAGCCCATCGGTGCGGTGACGGCAGAATTCAACCTGgaaatttgtcgtttttctgCGAAAAACCACTTTTTGGCAGCATGCCAATAGTGAGGGGTCGTCGTGGAGAGAGTGtagagaaaaaaaggaaataaaaagAGACGGAGGCATCAGTTGTCCCCCTATTTTCAAAACCCTCCTTCTCTACTCTCTCATCGGCCGCCatagctcagtcggttagAGCGTGGGTCTAATAAGCCCAAGGTCGCAGGTTCGACCCCTGCTGGCGGCAAACTTTTTGAGctacttttccaaaatttaaatttttttttgatttccgaCTAGTTTGAAGTGTCTAGACTAACCTCGTTTTGAAGGGAAGACTGCACGTGTTGCAGGTAGTTGTACATCATGGGCGTTGCGACAATGGCGACCAAGGTGGCGATGGTAGCCACAGAGATGCCtggagaaaaatttcagaaattaaaaaaaacggaaaaaaactaCTTACCAAAGAAGGCGACCTTCTTAAGGCTCTCGATCTCTGCGAGTTTGAGTTTTTCGTCTGCCATGACGACGAATCGAAGTGCCGTTTCGAACGCCGCCACGCTTTTTATACCATTTGGGTGAAACATTTGGGCGAAAAACAAGTCCACACGAATATTATTACTGTTTTGGCCTCCCACATGTCAATTGCCAACAAAAGATCGTGTTTGATTTGCTTCATTACTAAGACGAACGGCGCGGAGAGAGCGTGTGAATTGTGGAGACCGGCAGACAGAATACGTTATGTTGTTTTCTCATTTAATAATGTTTAAATTGTAGAGTGTCAGAGAATTGGCATAACTGTAACCGTTTCGAAAATGTGAGAAGTTTAGCAGATCGTTGGACAGGATAGGGGTCTGTTTTGAGTAAAGTTCACATTCCTGACGAGATTTTAATCATATTTCTGCAAAAGGATGCAAGGTCAAACAATCactttattcaaatattgttATCATTAAATAAATATGATTATTACTATTATTATTAATTCTACAAAACTGTCCGAGCATCAAATCACTTGACATAGGATTTCATCGATCACAAGACCGCCTCTGACCCAAGCTCCGTCGACACAATTCAGCAACACGTTCAGGGATCCGGTGCCTTGATCAACGCCTCGATCTATACCGCCACCGTAGAACTGAAAACAAACTTTGTATTATAAAAATTCGCTATTTctgggaaaatattttggggttaaaaaattatgtactACGACCACTCAAATGCGCTCTAACGCGCAGAAGTGCTCTTCTTTTGTTTGAGCGGCAATTTTTCTAGCGTAGTTAGTAATTAGTTGTGCGACTGGTTTAATTATTGATAATACTCGTAACTTACGGTAAGAAAAATGACATTCTGTGCATCTACCGGAGTATTTTCACAAGTATAGGTAATAGTTGCACAGCCAGTTGCATCGACTCCTTCTACCGGAGTGGCATCCTGAAAagtaatacttttttttgatatttaaactttgaataatGATGAAGTAATAATTACCACCGCTCCATCAGTGCCTTGGGTTAACGTAATCAGCGCAGCCGTACACGTGGTGCAATCTGCAAAACTTTTAGAGAATTTGAGagcggtttttttcaataaagttacCTGTCACGACTGCAGTCGTGGGTGGTGTAGTCGTGGGTGGTGTAGTGGTTACGGAGGCGTCTGTGGTAGTTACAGTTGCTGGAAAAATTCTAGTTTACTGAATctgaattcaaataaaaaaccatACTTGTCGGGCTTGTTGCAATACATGAATTTCCTGAAGTAGTAAGCCAGGATAGTATAGCTATTAATG of Caenorhabditis elegans chromosome II contains these proteins:
- the srz-6 gene encoding Serpentine Receptor, class T (Confirmed by transcript evidence), which translates into the protein MTIKIRTSYFTDARFHSKAKPSESEVELVKLLAVCAEAVFIIPFKAFIAMGILHSITILLAIFASLLSLLTFPIYFKVFRKNKAKEQESPIYPILQHFHRFVCFMLIVILSYPFQTVSLFFWPNMNIQTIYYMYQFLMSTVSPIFNFLLAILALQRFLIFFLPDFEKFFSFKSKTWKVFIILLYFTFFIVNAGMVYAKGDWEAQNYTMLEWEVGYNGTEVLAVIDEAYTTVYFSLEAIAILSTALYCPIFVSVRQKIHLISLAQSKPDRYIRYQAVVICASKMFFIVLLFYNQIIGTKFASERKIGMLLQNWSNFGTTPLIIQISYLLCNKRNTRAIMVMLSPRRLICRNCRRNQVVVGPAEGESTVVRNFD
- the col-85 gene encoding Nematode cuticle collagen N-terminal domain-containing protein (Confirmed by transcript evidence), with protein sequence MADEKLKLAEIESLKKVAFFGISVATIATLVAIVATPMMYNYLQHVQSSLQNEVEFCRHRTDGLWDEFGRFEVVRGKESRVKRRARAFGSGSYAAGGAGGGGGGGYATGGGGGGGGGGCCSCGIGAAGPAGPPGADGNPGTDGAAGNPGQAGADASQDAPSASDFCFDCPPGPAGPAGNAGPPGAPGGPGAPGNTPSGGAAGPPGPPGPPGGPGNDGQPGGPGNPGAPGAVTEVPGQQGPPGPPGPAGPPGPAGNAGQAGYAQPGPAGPPGDAGPDGAPGNPGQPGAPGDAGAPGSGGGCDHCPPPRTAPGY
- the pugs-7 gene encoding C6 domain-containing protein (Confirmed by transcript evidence) produces the protein MNHPMFSLIAILSWLTTSGNSCIATSPTTTVTTTDASVTTTPPTTTPPTTAVVTDCTTCTAALITLTQGTDGAVDATPVEGVDATGCATITYTCENTPVDAQNVIFLTFYGGGIDRGVDQGTGSLNVLLNCVDGAWVRGGLVIDEILCQVI